The Corynebacterium coyleae genome segment CACGGCACGAGTCATCAGGCCACGCCCGCGCGCCCACGGGGCAGTGTTGTAACCAAAATCGGCACCACCGGAATCGTCGAGGCGCAGCTCGATGCTGCCGCAGTACCGGTCATCGACGACAAGCGCCCACCGTGCACACCCGTCACCTGAGTCGCCGAGGAACGCCTCGGCCATCTCGACGGTGTACGGCGACGGCACCGTGGTCCACTCAACCATCCGTGGGTCAACCGACGCAGCGAACAGGTCGTCGCGCACGCCCGGAACGGTTTTCACGCGCGACCACGGCAGGAGCGTCAACTCGCCGTCGGTGAGAGTGTCGTTGGCGGGTGGGAACCAGGGGTTAGTTGGCATGGAGGGCCTCGTTGAGTTCGATGCCCTTTGCAGGGACGGCTTCGACGGAGCCGGTGACGGAGTTGCGACGGAATTGCAGGCCGTTCGCGCCGGAGAGTTCGAGAGCCTTCACTTCGGCGCCGGCTTCCTTGCCCAGGGCTTCGGCGACGGGTGCGGTGAGGACGACCTTTGTGCCGGCGGTGACGTAGAGGCCGGCTTCGACGATGCAGTCGTCGCCAAGCGAGATGCCCACGCCGGCGTTGGCGCCGAGGAGGCAGCGTTCGCCAAGCGAGATGATTTCTTTGCCGCCGCCGGACAGGGTGCCCATGATGGAGGCGCCGCCGCCGATGTCGGTTCCGTCGCCAACGACGACGCCTGCGGAGATGCGGCCTTCGACCATGGATGCGCCGAGGGTGCCGGCGTTGAAGTTCACAAAGCCTTCGTGCATCACGGTGGTACCTTCCGCGAGGTGGGCGCCGAGGCGGATGCGGTCGGCGTCGCCGATGCGCACGCCGCTCGGCACAACGTAGTCGACCATGCGTGGGAATTTGTCCACGGAGAAAACGACGACGGGGCCGTTTTCGGCGAGGCGTGCGCGGGTCATTTGGAAGTCGGCGACGGCGCAGGGGCCGTAGTTGGTCCAGACGACGTTGGACAGGAGGCCGAACACGCCGTCCATGTTGGCGCCGTGTGGGCGGATGAGGCGGTGGGACAGTAGGTGGAGGCGCAGGTAGACGTCGTATGCGTCGATGGCCGGTGCGCTGAGGTCGGCGATGGTGGTTTCGACTGCGACGCGGGCGACGCCGCGGGCCTCGTCGGGGCCGACGAGGTTGGTGAAGCGGGCGTCGGGCTCTTCTAATCGACGAGTGCCTGTTTCCGTCACCGCCTCGTCAACCTTGGGGGCGGGGTACCAGACGTCGAGAACGGTGCCGTCGTGGGTGATGGTCGCGATTCCGCGTGCAATTGCAGTCGTGGGGGTAGTCATGGCGACTACCTTACGACACCGCGTTTCTTGGTCAGTAGCGACAAGCCGACCAGGGCGAGGGAGAGGATGGTGACGGAGATGACTTGGGAGCGGGCGGCGTCGTCGAAAAGCATGAGCACCGTCAAACCGACGAGGGCGGTGAGCGTGACCCATGGCACCCAGGTGGCGCCGTGGACGCGGACGGCGGATTCGCTGATGCGTGGGTGGAGTTTGATGAAGCTTAAGGTGATCATGATCCAGGTGACGATGAGGCAGCCGCCGGTTGCGGACATGATGAAGTCGATCATTCCTGGCGGGTTCCACCATTGCAGGCCGACGGCGAGAAACGCGAACACCACGGAGACGAGCACGGAGTTCATGGGCACGTTGTTGGCGTTGGTTTTCGCCATCCATTTCGGAGCGTCGCCTTCGAGCGCTTGTTGGTAGCCGAGGCGGGAGGTGCCGTAGAGCTGCGCGTTGAATGCGGAGAGTAGTGCGAGCACGATGACGACTTCCATGAAGGCTGCGGCGCCTGGGATGTTTGCCATTTCGAGCACGGCGGTGAAGGGGGAGTCTGCGGCGGAGTCGGCGCCGTCGATGGTTGCGTATGGCAGCAGCAGGGTGATCACGGCGACGGAGCCGAGGTAGAAGATCGCGATGCGCCAGATGATGGAGTTGACGGCGCGTTTGACGTTGTCGGCGGGGTCTTCGGATTCGGCGGCTGCGATGGTGACTACTTCGATGCCGCCGAATGCGAATGCCACGGCGAGGAGGCCTGCGGCGATGCCGGCGACACCGTTGGGGGCGAAGCCGGATTCGCGCACGTTGTCGAAGCCGACGAAGTCGCTGGCGGGCAGCACGCCCAGCCAGAGGAGAACGCCGATGATGAGGAAGCCGACGATGA includes the following:
- a CDS encoding GNAT family N-acetyltransferase, which gives rise to MPTNPWFPPANDTLTDGELTLLPWSRVKTVPGVRDDLFAASVDPRMVEWTTVPSPYTVEMAEAFLGDSGDGCARWALVVDDRYCGSIELRLDDSGGADFGYNTAPWARGRGLMTRAVRLVTDHAFAEGAPLLIIRALPGNAASRHVAEVNGFAFSGERDGHVEYVKHAE
- a CDS encoding amino acid permease; translation: MGSSTSNSELGTGLKSRHLTLMGLGTAVGAGLFLGVGVGIRAAGPAILVAYAIAGLIVIAVMRMLGEMAAAHPSSGSFATYGRMAYGHWAGFLLGWLYYFLLIMACGAELTGASAMMASWFDVPQWVPGLIVVVVLTAVNLAQVKGFGEFEYWFAMIKIAVIVGFLIIGVLLWLGVLPASDFVGFDNVRESGFAPNGVAGIAAGLLAVAFAFGGIEVVTIAAAESEDPADNVKRAVNSIIWRIAIFYLGSVAVITLLLPYATIDGADSAADSPFTAVLEMANIPGAAAFMEVVIVLALLSAFNAQLYGTSRLGYQQALEGDAPKWMAKTNANNVPMNSVLVSVVFAFLAVGLQWWNPPGMIDFIMSATGGCLIVTWIMITLSFIKLHPRISESAVRVHGATWVPWVTLTALVGLTVLMLFDDAARSQVISVTILSLALVGLSLLTKKRGVVR
- the dapD gene encoding 2,3,4,5-tetrahydropyridine-2,6-dicarboxylate N-succinyltransferase — encoded protein: MTTPTTAIARGIATITHDGTVLDVWYPAPKVDEAVTETGTRRLEEPDARFTNLVGPDEARGVARVAVETTIADLSAPAIDAYDVYLRLHLLSHRLIRPHGANMDGVFGLLSNVVWTNYGPCAVADFQMTRARLAENGPVVVFSVDKFPRMVDYVVPSGVRIGDADRIRLGAHLAEGTTVMHEGFVNFNAGTLGASMVEGRISAGVVVGDGTDIGGGASIMGTLSGGGKEIISLGERCLLGANAGVGISLGDDCIVEAGLYVTAGTKVVLTAPVAEALGKEAGAEVKALELSGANGLQFRRNSVTGSVEAVPAKGIELNEALHAN